Proteins co-encoded in one Oculatellaceae cyanobacterium genomic window:
- a CDS encoding Re/Si-specific NAD(P)(+) transhydrogenase subunit alpha codes for MRVAIAKEIEVGEHRVALVPDVVAKLVKQGIDVWVEAGAGEGSFLSDDAYRNAGAEIISDRNTLWREADVLLKVAVPYEYEIDQMREGATIISFLNPLANFSLVQRLANRRITAFGMEMIPRSTRAQSMDALSSQGSVAGYKAVLIAAAALPKYFPMLTTAAGTIAPAKVFVIGAGVAGLQAIATARRLGAIVEAFDIRPAAKEEVQSLGAKFVEVKLEESTVAEQGYAKEVSEASKKRSQEVLTEHIKHSDVVITTAKVPGRKAPVLVTEEMVAQMKPGSVIVDIAAEQGGNCACTEPGKDIQRNGVTIIGPLNLPATMPVHASQMYAKNVLSLVQYLIKDGNLQINFEDDIVSSTCITHAGEISHQRVRDAVFSSQPSTISN; via the coding sequence ATGAGAGTAGCGATCGCTAAAGAAATTGAAGTAGGCGAACATCGTGTTGCCTTGGTTCCTGACGTTGTTGCTAAGTTGGTAAAACAAGGCATAGATGTATGGGTAGAGGCTGGTGCTGGTGAGGGGTCATTTTTGAGTGATGATGCTTATAGAAATGCTGGTGCTGAAATTATTTCTGATAGAAATACTCTTTGGCGGGAAGCAGATGTACTGCTAAAAGTGGCTGTACCTTATGAGTATGAAATTGATCAGATGCGGGAAGGCGCGACGATCATTAGTTTCCTTAACCCGTTAGCAAATTTCAGTTTGGTGCAGCGTTTAGCTAACCGCCGCATTACCGCATTTGGCATGGAAATGATCCCCCGTAGTACCCGCGCTCAAAGTATGGATGCGTTGTCTTCCCAGGGGTCGGTAGCTGGCTATAAAGCGGTGTTAATTGCTGCGGCGGCTTTGCCAAAATATTTCCCCATGTTGACAACTGCGGCTGGAACTATTGCGCCTGCGAAAGTATTTGTAATTGGTGCTGGGGTAGCTGGTTTACAAGCGATCGCTACAGCTAGACGGCTAGGTGCTATAGTCGAAGCATTTGATATTCGCCCAGCAGCTAAGGAAGAAGTGCAAAGTTTGGGTGCTAAATTTGTTGAGGTAAAACTGGAAGAAAGTACAGTTGCCGAGCAAGGTTACGCTAAGGAAGTTTCTGAAGCATCTAAGAAGCGATCACAAGAAGTTTTGACTGAACACATCAAGCATTCTGATGTTGTAATTACTACTGCAAAAGTCCCAGGTAGAAAAGCACCTGTGTTAGTCACAGAAGAAATGGTAGCTCAAATGAAGCCTGGGTCAGTAATTGTTGATATTGCAGCAGAACAAGGTGGTAATTGTGCTTGCACTGAACCAGGGAAAGATATTCAACGTAATGGTGTGACAATTATAGGGCCACTGAATTTACCTGCAACTATGCCAGTTCATGCCAGCCAAATGTATGCCAAAAACGTTTTATCGCTGGTGCAATACCTGATTAAAGATGGTAATTTGCAGATTAATTTTGAAGATGATATCGTAAGCAGCACTTGTATAACTCATGCTGGTGAAATATCTCATCAACGAGTGCGCGATGCAGTTTTCAGCAGCCAACCGTCAACAATTAGCAATTAA
- the yidC gene encoding membrane protein insertase YidC, producing the protein MDFGIGFLSNNVMLPILDFFYGIVPSYGLAIVALTLVIRFALYPLSAGSIRNMRKMRVVQPLMQKRMQEVKEKYKDNPAKQQEEMVAVQKEFGNPLAGCFPVLVQMPVLFALFATLRGSPFSDVNYNINLQILPQEQIERVQPQPFATPPQNIYFTDGVHAPIVGMLPGGNNLVVGEKTQLDFQSVAGKPLKQLVSEYSEKPIVPRWKITKGEERVKINDDGTLEALQPGDVTIQGSIPGLAADKGFLFIDKLGRVGAYDQDGTVHWDIVGMVLFFGISLYLNQILSGQGATGGNPQQETVNKITPIIFSGMFLFFPLPAGVLMYMVIANIFQTAQTFILSREPLPENLQKLVDMQEKEEKSRETLPFEPSRSKKKTSG; encoded by the coding sequence ATGGATTTTGGTATCGGGTTTCTCTCCAATAACGTAATGCTGCCGATCCTGGATTTCTTCTACGGGATCGTCCCCAGCTATGGTCTGGCAATTGTTGCGCTGACACTGGTAATTCGCTTCGCACTGTATCCCCTCAGTGCTGGTTCTATTCGCAATATGCGAAAGATGCGAGTTGTGCAACCGCTAATGCAAAAGCGGATGCAAGAAGTCAAAGAAAAATACAAAGATAATCCTGCTAAACAGCAGGAAGAAATGGTTGCAGTTCAAAAAGAATTTGGCAACCCACTAGCTGGTTGTTTTCCAGTACTGGTACAAATGCCTGTACTGTTTGCCTTATTTGCTACACTGCGGGGTTCACCATTTTCTGATGTTAATTACAACATCAATCTCCAAATCTTGCCACAAGAGCAAATTGAGCGCGTCCAACCCCAACCCTTTGCCACACCACCTCAAAACATTTACTTTACAGATGGTGTCCATGCTCCCATCGTGGGAATGTTACCTGGAGGTAACAACCTAGTAGTTGGAGAAAAAACCCAACTTGATTTTCAAAGCGTTGCTGGTAAACCCCTAAAACAACTGGTAAGCGAGTATTCAGAAAAGCCAATAGTACCTCGCTGGAAAATAACTAAAGGCGAAGAAAGAGTAAAAATTAATGACGATGGCACATTAGAAGCTTTACAGCCTGGAGATGTAACTATTCAAGGTAGTATTCCTGGTTTAGCCGCAGACAAAGGCTTCTTATTTATTGATAAACTCGGTCGGGTAGGAGCATACGATCAAGACGGAACCGTCCACTGGGATATTGTGGGCATGGTGCTATTTTTTGGCATTAGTTTGTATCTCAACCAAATTCTGTCTGGACAAGGTGCTACTGGTGGCAATCCTCAACAGGAGACAGTCAATAAAATTACCCCAATTATTTTTTCAGGGATGTTTTTATTCTTCCCGTTACCTGCTGGGGTGCTGATGTACATGGTGATTGCTAACATCTTCCAAACAGCACAAACTTTCATTTTGTCTCGCGAACCACTGCCAGAAAATCTTCAAAAGCTTGTAGATATGCAAGAAAAAGAAGAGAAAAGCAGAGAGACATTGCCCTTTGAACCGAGTCGTTCTAAGAAAAAGACATCGGGGTAA
- the rpmH gene encoding 50S ribosomal protein L34 produces MTQRTLHGTNRKQKRTSGFRARMRTKNGSKVISARRKKGRYRLAV; encoded by the coding sequence ATGACTCAGCGTACTCTACACGGCACAAACCGTAAGCAAAAAAGAACATCTGGTTTTAGAGCGCGTATGCGTACTAAAAACGGTAGCAAGGTGATTTCAGCGCGTCGTAAAAAAGGACGTTATCGGTTGGCAGTTTAG
- a CDS encoding PH domain-containing protein, with protein MGIREEAFYEGGPHIGDLIINILLGTTVICLPLTVGAIVRALWLRYRITNRRVSITGGWMGRDRTDVIYTEIVKVQKVPRGIGTWGDMVLTMKDGSRLELRAVPRFREVYDFITEKVAARTGKTVEAIN; from the coding sequence ATGGGCATTCGAGAGGAAGCTTTCTATGAGGGCGGCCCCCACATAGGCGACTTGATCATTAATATCCTGTTGGGAACTACAGTGATCTGTTTACCGTTAACTGTGGGTGCGATTGTGCGGGCGTTGTGGTTGCGCTACCGCATTACTAACCGTCGCGTATCTATCACAGGTGGCTGGATGGGACGCGATCGCACAGACGTAATCTACACAGAAATCGTCAAAGTCCAAAAAGTACCCCGCGGTATCGGTACTTGGGGAGATATGGTGCTAACCATGAAAGATGGAAGTCGCTTAGAATTGCGTGCAGTGCCACGGTTTCGGGAAGTTTACGATTTCATAACTGAAAAAGTGGCTGCCAGAACAGGCAAAACTGTAGAAGCAATTAACTAA
- a CDS encoding YceD family protein has product MEAIYIPGLTKAPEQKEDLIIEEFLPGLETLMPVRGHLQVKHQGTYLDVTTQAETIVTLTCDRCLKQYNHRLSVKTSELIWLDAAAEQADNGPLERETSIEELVETLSPNGYFQPDVWLYEQFCLALPLRKLCDKNCTGIDNSSDTVTSAPSDSRWKALADLKKQLPS; this is encoded by the coding sequence ATGGAAGCGATTTACATTCCTGGTTTAACCAAAGCCCCAGAGCAGAAAGAAGATCTAATTATTGAGGAGTTTCTCCCTGGTTTAGAAACTTTAATGCCAGTGCGGGGGCATTTGCAAGTTAAACACCAGGGAACTTATCTAGATGTGACTACTCAAGCAGAAACAATTGTTACTTTAACCTGCGATCGCTGCTTAAAACAGTACAATCACCGCTTATCTGTGAAAACGTCAGAACTAATTTGGTTAGACGCAGCCGCAGAACAAGCAGATAATGGCCCTTTAGAACGAGAAACTTCTATCGAAGAATTGGTTGAAACACTATCACCGAACGGTTATTTTCAGCCGGATGTGTGGTTGTATGAACAGTTTTGCCTTGCTTTACCGCTCAGGAAGTTATGCGACAAAAACTGTACTGGAATTGATAATAGTTCTGATACAGTAACCTCTGCACCATCAGATTCTCGCTGGAAGGCACTGGCAGATTTGAAAAAGCAGCTTCCTAGTTAG
- a CDS encoding DUF2808 domain-containing protein produces MLLTQSAMRRLFSAIAVTGCLLTGIQTITSAQSLSGLTIFSGVERQQQLNYRLDYGRRDMWDRYRLRIPASKMQLGVSQIKIDYPDYYNGQFDEKQIEVRFKSTNKTLPLQAVNWDREKRQIQIDLKEPLQEGKDLEVVLNNVKNPDSGFYYFNCSILSPIDIPVARYVGTWIVTVDQ; encoded by the coding sequence ATGTTGCTTACCCAATCTGCTATGCGACGTTTATTTTCTGCTATAGCTGTTACAGGTTGTCTACTCACGGGTATTCAAACTATTACCTCAGCACAGAGTTTATCTGGACTTACCATCTTTAGTGGGGTTGAACGGCAACAGCAACTCAACTACCGATTAGATTATGGTCGTCGGGATATGTGGGATCGTTATCGGCTGCGTATCCCTGCCAGTAAGATGCAATTAGGGGTTTCTCAAATCAAGATTGATTACCCAGATTACTACAATGGTCAATTTGATGAAAAACAAATTGAAGTAAGATTCAAAAGCACCAATAAAACTTTACCTCTACAAGCCGTCAACTGGGATCGGGAAAAGCGTCAGATTCAGATTGACTTAAAAGAACCTCTTCAAGAAGGTAAAGACTTAGAAGTAGTACTTAATAACGTAAAAAACCCTGATTCTGGTTTTTATTATTTCAATTGCAGCATTCTTAGCCCTATAGATATCCCGGTCGCACGATATGTGGGGACTTGGATTGTAACCGTTGATCAATAA
- the rnpA gene encoding ribonuclease P protein component — MALPKENRLRRRQDFKEVYQSGRRRTGAYFTVRSLPDKFRKSQQPQHDVIKADPVEAPNGILPTLIGISISQKVSKKAVVRNRIKRQIRAAIRQLLPLISPGLLVVIVVRPTASECEYVEILRELEQLLVEAEVINGHSRGSFL, encoded by the coding sequence GTGGCACTGCCTAAAGAAAATCGGCTGCGACGGAGGCAAGATTTTAAGGAGGTCTACCAGAGTGGTCGTCGTCGTACTGGTGCTTATTTTACGGTGCGATCGCTCCCTGACAAATTCCGAAAATCACAACAGCCACAGCATGACGTAATAAAAGCCGACCCTGTGGAAGCACCAAACGGCATACTACCAACCCTGATTGGCATTTCTATTAGCCAAAAAGTCAGTAAAAAAGCAGTAGTTCGCAATCGGATTAAGCGCCAAATCCGAGCAGCTATCCGCCAGTTGCTACCTTTAATATCTCCTGGTTTGCTGGTGGTAATTGTAGTGCGACCAACAGCCAGCGAGTGCGAATATGTCGAAATTTTGCGAGAATTAGAGCAGTTGTTGGTAGAAGCCGAGGTCATCAATGGGCATTCGAGAGGAAGCTTTCTATGA
- a CDS encoding R3H domain-containing nucleic acid-binding protein, whose protein sequence is MSDQQLERGQQWLDQLLKLVGVPTVVSIEPPAAEVEISSGYWLTIDHSKLTPEQIDILIGPEGTTLDAIQYLANSILNINQDREQQAAYSIELNGYRLRRQAELRSLADHAAQQARETGKEYEIKSLSAAERRQIHTFLQDCEDLATFSRGQEPDRRLVVTLR, encoded by the coding sequence ATGAGCGATCAGCAATTAGAACGGGGCCAGCAGTGGTTAGATCAACTTCTAAAATTAGTTGGAGTTCCTACAGTTGTAAGTATCGAACCACCAGCAGCAGAGGTAGAAATATCATCAGGCTACTGGTTGACGATAGATCACAGCAAACTAACGCCGGAACAAATTGATATTTTGATTGGGCCGGAGGGAACTACTCTAGATGCTATACAGTACCTAGCTAATTCGATTCTTAATATTAATCAAGATCGGGAGCAGCAAGCCGCTTATAGTATTGAATTGAATGGTTACCGCCTCCGGCGACAAGCAGAACTGCGGTCACTAGCAGACCATGCAGCCCAGCAAGCCAGAGAAACAGGCAAGGAATATGAAATTAAATCCTTGTCTGCTGCTGAAAGACGACAAATACATACGTTTTTGCAAGATTGTGAAGATTTAGCAACTTTCAGTCGTGGTCAGGAGCCAGACAGGCGGTTGGTGGTAACTTTACGCTAA
- a CDS encoding NAD(P)(+) transhydrogenase (Re/Si-specific) subunit beta gives MSNFIPTGIELSYLVATALFFVGLKNLGSPATARKGNVIAAVGMFIAIVATLLNQGVLNYELILLGIVIGSVLGAIAAYKVEMTSMPQMVGLLNGLGGGASTLVAVAEFWRLLHSAETVSLDSSITMILSILIGGITLTGSFVAFAKLQELMSGSPITFPLQQPINALLLIGFLAGSGYLLIAPKDPTVFLILTGISLVLGVLFVLPIGGADMPVVISLLNSFSGLAASAAGFVLMNNILIISGALVGASGIILTQIMCKGMNRTLSSVLFGAFGGGAKASGGGAGAGKNDKVVRSIDPEEGAMMLGYARSVVIVPGYGMAVAQAQHAVRELGDQLEKLGVEVKYAIHPVAGRMPGHMNVLLAEANVPYPQLHDMEDINPQFEQTDVALVIGANDVVNPAARTDSASPIYGMPILEVDKAKQAIVIKRGMSTGFAGVDNELFYKDKTTMLFGSAKDVVAKLVSEVKQL, from the coding sequence ATGAGTAATTTTATACCTACTGGTATTGAGTTAAGTTATCTTGTAGCAACAGCGTTATTCTTTGTTGGTCTAAAGAATCTGGGTTCACCAGCAACCGCTCGCAAAGGTAATGTGATTGCAGCAGTGGGGATGTTCATCGCTATTGTGGCAACACTACTGAATCAAGGGGTGTTGAATTACGAGCTAATTTTACTAGGGATTGTGATCGGTTCAGTGTTGGGTGCGATCGCAGCTTATAAAGTTGAAATGACCTCGATGCCCCAGATGGTGGGTTTATTGAACGGTTTAGGCGGTGGCGCTTCGACTTTAGTTGCTGTAGCTGAATTTTGGCGGCTGTTACACTCCGCAGAAACAGTGTCTCTCGACAGCAGCATCACGATGATTTTAAGTATCTTGATTGGCGGCATTACCCTAACGGGTAGTTTTGTTGCCTTTGCCAAGCTACAAGAACTCATGTCTGGTTCTCCGATTACTTTTCCATTGCAGCAACCGATTAACGCCTTGTTATTAATTGGCTTTTTAGCTGGAAGTGGCTATTTGTTAATTGCACCAAAAGATCCCACAGTATTTTTAATTCTTACTGGTATCTCCCTAGTTTTAGGTGTTTTATTCGTGCTTCCCATTGGTGGGGCAGATATGCCAGTGGTAATCTCGCTGTTGAACTCATTTTCTGGGTTAGCAGCTAGTGCGGCTGGATTTGTTCTAATGAACAATATTTTGATTATTTCTGGGGCGTTAGTTGGTGCCTCTGGAATTATCCTTACTCAAATTATGTGTAAGGGGATGAACCGCACTCTCAGTAGTGTGCTATTTGGTGCGTTTGGCGGTGGTGCTAAAGCTAGTGGTGGCGGTGCTGGTGCTGGTAAGAATGATAAAGTTGTCCGCAGCATCGATCCTGAAGAAGGCGCGATGATGTTGGGTTATGCTCGTTCTGTCGTAATTGTTCCTGGTTATGGCATGGCAGTAGCGCAAGCACAACACGCTGTCAGGGAGTTAGGCGATCAGTTAGAAAAGCTAGGTGTTGAGGTTAAGTATGCCATTCATCCGGTTGCTGGTCGGATGCCTGGACACATGAATGTGTTGTTAGCTGAGGCGAATGTGCCTTATCCGCAGCTTCATGATATGGAAGACATCAATCCTCAGTTTGAGCAGACGGATGTTGCTTTAGTAATTGGCGCAAATGATGTGGTAAATCCGGCGGCGCGTACTGATAGTGCTAGTCCGATTTACGGGATGCCGATTTTGGAAGTAGATAAGGCAAAGCAAGCGATCGTGATTAAGCGCGGAATGAGTACTGGTTTTGCTGGTGTAGATAATGAGTTGTTCTACAAGGATAAAACTACAATGCTGTTTGGTAGTGCCAAGGATGTCGTGGCGAAGTTGGTTTCTGAGGTGAAGCAGCTATAA
- a CDS encoding NAD(P) transhydrogenase subunit alpha, with the protein MAEGLIGALFVFVLATLAGAEVINKVPPTLHTPLMSGSNAISGIAVIGAILVAGDRNLNLSVILGFIAIVFATINVVGGFLVTDRMLQMFKKKEVKA; encoded by the coding sequence ATGGCAGAAGGATTGATTGGTGCTTTATTTGTATTTGTTCTAGCAACGCTTGCTGGGGCTGAAGTAATTAACAAAGTGCCGCCAACGCTGCACACGCCTTTAATGTCGGGGTCTAATGCTATTTCTGGAATCGCTGTGATCGGGGCAATTTTAGTCGCAGGCGATCGCAACTTAAATCTCAGTGTGATTTTAGGCTTTATTGCGATCGTTTTTGCCACCATTAACGTTGTCGGTGGCTTTTTGGTGACGGATCGGATGTTGCAAATGTTTAAAAAGAAGGAAGTAAAAGCATGA